In the genome of Chloroflexota bacterium, one region contains:
- a CDS encoding aldo/keto reductase: protein MERRRLGRTGHESTVVTFGTAGLGRVTQAEADVAVEQILEHGVNHIDIAPTYGEAMERMAPWMPKLRDRMFLGAKTRERTRELAWQNIESCMSRLGVESFDLFQLHSVGTMADLDAATASGGAIEALVDLRERGLTTWLGITGHGPDAPRVHLEALRRFDLDTVMFPLNATLYRNPEYREAAVELLEVANERDVGIQTIKMVARGGWGARDREHATWYDPHREQAEIDGALWWLLSQPMHTAPSVGDVELLPRALDAAERYRPLSADEQEAVVTGQRPPLPEPGLGILAAD, encoded by the coding sequence ATGGAAAGACGACGGTTAGGCAGAACTGGACACGAAAGCACAGTCGTTACATTCGGCACCGCGGGACTTGGACGCGTAACCCAAGCGGAAGCGGATGTCGCGGTGGAGCAGATACTCGAACACGGCGTCAACCACATAGACATCGCGCCAACCTACGGCGAGGCGATGGAGCGCATGGCGCCCTGGATGCCAAAATTGCGCGACAGGATGTTCCTTGGCGCGAAGACCAGGGAGCGCACACGCGAGCTGGCATGGCAGAATATCGAGAGCTGCATGAGCAGACTCGGTGTGGAATCGTTCGACCTGTTTCAGCTGCACTCAGTCGGTACTATGGCAGACCTAGACGCCGCAACCGCAAGCGGAGGCGCGATTGAAGCGCTGGTCGATCTGCGCGAGCGGGGCCTGACGACATGGCTCGGCATCACCGGGCACGGACCGGACGCGCCGCGCGTTCACCTAGAAGCGCTGCGGCGATTCGATTTGGACACGGTTATGTTCCCGCTGAACGCCACGCTGTACCGCAACCCGGAGTACCGCGAGGCTGCCGTAGAGTTGCTGGAAGTGGCGAACGAACGAGATGTCGGCATCCAGACAATCAAGATGGTTGCGCGCGGCGGCTGGGGCGCCCGCGACCGTGAGCACGCCACTTGGTACGACCCGCACCGTGAGCAGGCAGAGATTGACGGGGCGCTCTGGTGGTTGCTGTCTCAGCCAATGCACACCGCGCCAAGCGTTGGCGATGTAGAACTGCTGCCACGCGCGCTAGACGCCGCTGAGCGCTACCGCCCACTGAGCGCGGACGAGCAGGAAGCCGTCGTAACTGGGCAACGCCCGCCACTTCCCGAGCCGGGACTAGGCATCCTGGCAGCGGATTAG
- a CDS encoding RluA family pseudouridine synthase: MNNKVSGEQTFVADADGERLDRFLDTRCPALSRSRIQALISGGSVTLDGSAAKPSTKIRRGQTVSLRIPQPAESSLRPQNIPLTIVYEDIDLLVVDKPAGMTVHPAPGHPDGTLVNAVLAHCPDLQGIGGTVRPGIVHRLDKDTSGLMVVAKNDRAHRSLSDQLKAREFTKVYIALMHGSVTPSEAIINAPIGRSPANRQRMAVVDGGRKAITRYRVLHHYPSHSLVEIRPTTGRTHQIRVHFASLGYPLVGDATYGKADNALNRHFLHATTLGFKHPSSGDYREFGAAMSAELEEYMHGVQ, from the coding sequence ATGAACAACAAAGTGAGCGGCGAGCAGACATTCGTCGCAGACGCCGACGGCGAGCGGCTCGACAGGTTTCTCGACACCCGCTGCCCTGCCCTTTCGCGCTCAAGAATACAAGCGCTAATCTCCGGAGGCAGCGTTACGCTAGACGGCAGCGCCGCCAAGCCTTCGACGAAGATTAGGCGCGGTCAGACCGTTTCGCTCAGGATACCGCAGCCGGCGGAAAGTTCTCTGCGCCCGCAGAACATTCCGCTCACAATCGTCTATGAGGACATCGACCTTCTGGTTGTGGACAAGCCGGCGGGCATGACGGTACATCCTGCGCCGGGGCATCCGGACGGCACGCTCGTCAACGCGGTACTGGCGCACTGCCCGGACTTGCAGGGCATCGGCGGCACGGTGCGGCCGGGCATCGTGCACCGTCTGGACAAGGACACATCTGGGCTGATGGTCGTAGCGAAGAACGACCGCGCGCACCGTTCTCTGAGCGACCAGCTGAAGGCGCGCGAGTTTACGAAGGTGTACATCGCGCTCATGCACGGCAGCGTTACGCCCTCCGAGGCGATAATCAACGCGCCAATCGGCCGCTCACCGGCGAACCGCCAGCGCATGGCGGTCGTTGACGGCGGTCGAAAAGCAATCACACGCTACCGCGTCCTGCACCACTACCCCTCACACTCGCTCGTGGAAATCCGCCCCACCACTGGCCGCACGCACCAAATCCGCGTCCACTTCGCATCGCTAGGCTACCCCCTGGTTGGCGACGCCACCTACGGCAAGGCAGACAATGCGCTGAACCGCCACTTCCTCCACGCCACGACACTAGGCTTCAAGCATCCGAGCAGTGGCGACTACCGCGAGTTTGGCGCGGCGATGTCGGCTGAGTTGGAAGAGTATATGCATGGGGTGCAGTAG
- a CDS encoding MATE family efflux transporter — MQEDDSQPQDSRQTPTPAASTRARRSGGASPRTRRQAALSRRDLTKGSIRGHVWYLGWPQVAEGFLGVVDQVADLVWAGRLGFHAIAGLGASQAYLSTIMMARMGLDSSMRSMIARSVGARQFAQANHVLAQSFTLTSALALLMITAGIFLAEPLLHLIGMSDAAVEQGADYMRVQLVAMACLSYHRLFGGALQASGDSITPLKAALVSRVIHIVLSPILIFGWLGLPSMGLAGAAFARLAAEVVGVGMTYWALRSGRARISMRFREFRVDFPLIWTLIRQGVPASVTNMQRGVSQLVVVGVAAQFGDVALAAFALARRAENVINQSSRGMGRAAGALAGQNLGAGIIDRARSAVRWGMIFGIMMAAPFLALMLIFPEPVAGFFNADADFIGIASTWLVIATIGYIFMCPVQIFTQAFNTSGSTFAPMVITVATMWAFEIPLTFILANFSALGHLGIPAAIVGGMALRLVAFTWYYFRGTWLRTGLV; from the coding sequence ATGCAGGAAGACGATTCGCAGCCCCAGGATTCGCGGCAGACACCTACACCCGCCGCATCGACACGAGCGAGGCGATCCGGCGGCGCATCTCCCCGCACTCGCAGGCAGGCGGCACTCTCCCGTCGCGACCTGACGAAGGGCAGCATCCGAGGGCATGTCTGGTACTTGGGATGGCCACAGGTCGCAGAAGGCTTTCTCGGGGTTGTGGATCAGGTCGCGGACTTAGTTTGGGCAGGCAGGCTCGGCTTCCACGCAATCGCCGGACTTGGCGCGTCTCAAGCGTATCTCAGCACCATTATGATGGCGCGCATGGGCTTGGATTCGAGCATGCGCTCCATGATTGCACGCTCGGTGGGGGCACGCCAATTCGCGCAGGCGAATCATGTGCTTGCGCAGTCGTTCACTCTCACATCCGCGCTGGCGCTGCTGATGATTACGGCAGGCATATTCCTCGCCGAGCCGCTGTTGCACCTCATCGGGATGAGCGACGCGGCTGTGGAGCAAGGCGCCGACTATATGCGCGTGCAGCTAGTCGCGATGGCATGCCTCAGCTACCATCGCCTATTCGGTGGCGCGTTGCAGGCGTCCGGAGACAGCATCACACCGCTCAAGGCGGCGCTGGTCTCGCGCGTTATTCACATCGTGCTCAGCCCCATACTGATATTCGGATGGCTCGGTCTGCCGTCAATGGGTCTCGCAGGCGCGGCGTTCGCGCGACTAGCCGCCGAGGTGGTCGGAGTCGGCATGACATACTGGGCGCTCCGCTCAGGAAGAGCGCGAATTAGTATGCGATTCCGCGAGTTCCGCGTGGACTTTCCGCTGATATGGACGCTCATCCGACAAGGCGTGCCTGCGTCGGTGACGAACATGCAGCGCGGGGTGTCGCAACTCGTTGTCGTGGGCGTGGCGGCGCAGTTCGGCGATGTGGCGCTTGCGGCGTTTGCACTGGCGCGCCGTGCGGAAAATGTGATCAACCAGAGTTCCCGCGGCATGGGACGGGCGGCAGGCGCGCTCGCCGGGCAGAATCTTGGAGCGGGTATCATCGACCGAGCGCGCAGCGCGGTGCGTTGGGGCATGATATTCGGCATAATGATGGCGGCGCCGTTCCTCGCGCTGATGCTCATATTTCCGGAGCCGGTCGCGGGCTTCTTCAATGCGGACGCCGACTTCATCGGCATTGCATCGACGTGGCTGGTAATCGCCACCATCGGTTACATCTTCATGTGCCCGGTGCAGATATTCACGCAGGCGTTCAACACATCCGGCTCCACATTCGCGCCGATGGTCATAACTGTCGCGACGATGTGGGCGTTCGAGATTCCGCTGACTTTCATTCTGGCAAACTTCAGCGCGCTAGGGCATCTCGGAATCCCGGCGGCGATCGTAGGCGGCATGGCGCTGCGTCTCGTAGCGTTCACCTGGTACTACTTCCGAGGGACATGGTTGCGCACGGGGCTCGTCTGA
- a CDS encoding ribbon-helix-helix protein, CopG family encodes MNEKRDSQQNGQDQKADRRKISDNVEEIVDEVNKTVRGAIVSGVDAAESISENLRDTIQGMRGNRENVVMVRVDKASLDRLDELVEAGIMNSRSEAAAFLIAEGIKARQPLFDRIAEKIQQIRDAKEELRRMVDEDET; translated from the coding sequence GTGAATGAGAAGAGGGATAGTCAGCAGAACGGACAGGACCAAAAGGCGGACAGGCGCAAGATTTCGGACAATGTCGAAGAGATTGTGGACGAAGTGAACAAGACGGTGCGCGGCGCGATTGTGTCGGGCGTGGACGCTGCCGAGAGCATCAGCGAGAACCTGCGCGACACGATACAGGGCATGCGCGGCAACCGCGAAAACGTGGTAATGGTGCGTGTGGACAAGGCAAGCCTCGACCGCCTCGACGAACTGGTAGAGGCTGGCATCATGAACAGCCGCTCCGAGGCGGCGGCGTTTCTGATAGCAGAGGGCATCAAGGCGCGGCAGCCGCTTTTCGACCGCATCGCGGAGAAGATACAACAGATACGGGATGCCAAGGAAGAGCTGCGGCGGATGGTAGACGAGGATGAGACGTAG
- a CDS encoding methyltransferase domain-containing protein produces the protein MTIGDDRNLYPPELFRRQDESDDSLFYAAPRLVVHIDYEAIGAISQYFSEALPQNGVILDLMSSWRSHMPPDLPIDRLIGIGLNAIELAENSQLDERIVHDINADPALPIDDSSLDAAVVTVSIQYMVKPVEIFAAVNRALKPGASFHVIYSNRMFPTKAIAVWQTLDNRRRAQLIASYFQNSGDDSGGWEDIRAYNITPQLPHYSDPVYVVAATKSGGAAND, from the coding sequence TTGACAATCGGAGATGACCGGAATCTGTACCCGCCTGAGCTGTTCCGGCGGCAAGACGAGTCCGACGACAGCCTTTTCTACGCCGCGCCGCGCCTTGTCGTGCACATCGACTATGAGGCAATCGGCGCGATAAGCCAGTACTTCAGCGAGGCGCTGCCGCAGAACGGCGTCATCCTCGACCTGATGTCCAGCTGGCGCTCGCACATGCCGCCCGATCTGCCGATAGACCGGCTTATAGGCATCGGGCTGAACGCCATCGAACTCGCCGAGAACTCGCAGCTGGACGAGCGCATCGTGCACGACATCAACGCAGACCCCGCGCTGCCGATCGATGACAGCAGTCTTGATGCTGCGGTCGTGACGGTCTCCATTCAGTACATGGTCAAGCCCGTCGAAATCTTCGCGGCGGTGAATCGGGCGCTCAAGCCAGGCGCTTCATTTCATGTAATCTACTCGAACCGCATGTTCCCGACGAAGGCGATTGCCGTCTGGCAGACACTTGACAACCGGCGTCGCGCGCAGCTCATAGCGTCGTACTTCCAGAACTCCGGCGACGACTCCGGCGGTTGGGAAGACATCCGCGCTTACAACATCACGCCGCAGCTGCCGCACTACTCGGACCCGGTGTATGTCGTCGCAGCGACCAAGAGCGGAGGCGCGGCGAACGACTAG
- a CDS encoding Fpg/Nei family DNA glycosylase: protein MPEAPELEVVKDFLADKLVGVSVESATVMKPSVLRSLCGDISEDLPGRAFESVCRRGKFILLGLSGGRMLSINPMLTGALQYCPPKQHVYKRTCLRFALSDGKDLRYIDDKQMGLVHYVGEEQIEVIPRLHEQGPDVLDDYTFEEFQQRLKHFHGEIKGVLTRGRVISGIGNAWVDEILFAAQIYPFRKRKALSEDELLRLFEQSRRVVETAIPLVRERIGDNVHLKAREFLQVHNRGGEPCPRCGNAISQITANKRITSYCRRCQPGMLLRN, encoded by the coding sequence ATGCCGGAAGCGCCTGAATTGGAAGTGGTTAAGGATTTTCTTGCCGATAAGCTGGTCGGTGTGTCGGTCGAGTCCGCGACGGTGATGAAGCCGAGTGTACTGCGGTCGTTATGCGGCGATATTTCAGAGGACTTGCCGGGTCGGGCATTCGAGAGCGTGTGCAGACGCGGCAAGTTTATTTTGCTTGGGTTGTCCGGAGGGCGCATGCTGTCCATTAATCCGATGCTGACTGGCGCGCTGCAATACTGCCCGCCGAAACAGCACGTGTACAAGCGCACTTGCTTGCGGTTCGCGCTGTCAGACGGTAAGGATTTGCGCTACATCGATGATAAGCAGATGGGATTGGTTCACTATGTTGGCGAAGAGCAGATTGAAGTGATTCCCCGCCTGCATGAACAGGGGCCGGATGTGCTTGATGATTACACCTTCGAGGAGTTCCAGCAGCGGCTCAAGCACTTCCACGGTGAGATTAAAGGCGTGCTGACGCGAGGACGCGTGATTTCCGGCATCGGCAACGCGTGGGTGGACGAGATACTGTTTGCTGCGCAAATATACCCATTTCGCAAGCGGAAAGCGCTGTCGGAAGACGAACTGCTCCGTCTGTTCGAGCAGTCGCGTAGAGTCGTTGAAACAGCAATACCGCTAGTCCGCGAGCGTATCGGCGATAATGTTCACCTCAAGGCGCGCGAATTCTTGCAGGTGCACAATAGAGGCGGCGAGCCTTGCCCTCGCTGTGGCAACGCTATTAGCCAGATTACCGCGAACAAGCGCATCACGAGCTACTGCCGCCGTTGTCAGCCGGGTATGCTGCTCAGAAATTAG
- the lspA gene encoding signal peptidase II, translated as MEERTTLEETNPHTQGAENTARRPHWYRDWILLATIVVIFVADQLTKFAIKGTLRLGESWPSDGFVRITHGANTGTAFGLLPNQTLFLIFASIIAIGFLVYFYRAYAMPRPILRLAIGLQLGGAFGNLFDRVAFGAVTDFIDVGWWPIFNIADSSICVGMATLIIVLLFFDRRPESDSSQNATPQQVNSRADE; from the coding sequence ATGGAAGAACGCACAACACTCGAAGAAACGAATCCGCACACGCAGGGCGCCGAAAACACCGCGCGGCGGCCGCACTGGTACCGCGACTGGATATTGCTGGCAACGATAGTCGTCATATTCGTCGCTGATCAGCTGACGAAATTCGCCATCAAGGGGACACTCAGGCTCGGCGAATCCTGGCCCTCCGATGGGTTCGTGCGCATCACGCACGGAGCGAACACGGGTACGGCGTTCGGATTGCTCCCGAATCAGACACTGTTCCTGATATTCGCCTCCATCATCGCAATCGGCTTTCTCGTGTATTTCTACCGAGCGTACGCTATGCCGCGACCGATACTGCGCCTCGCCATAGGGCTGCAACTCGGTGGTGCGTTCGGCAATCTATTCGACCGCGTGGCATTCGGTGCAGTCACCGACTTCATCGATGTAGGCTGGTGGCCCATATTCAACATCGCCGACTCGTCTATCTGTGTCGGCATGGCGACGCTCATCATAGTGCTGCTATTCTTCGATCGCCGCCCCGAATCTGATTCTTCACAGAACGCCACGCCGCAGCAAGTCAACAGCCGCGCCGACGAATGA
- a CDS encoding alkaline phosphatase family protein, producing MSDIQRLRALLESGALLHPVSDAISIVDFANALHSVMGVPDVPAPLGERAAQIRGLIGEPEHLVMVLADGFGMNFVEALDHDSFIRRHIATEMRTVFPSTTPIVLTTLATGHWPATHSVIGWFQRLREIDAVSTIIAYQRTADKKALSQLGVRAETAFPVPSRMGKSDKDALHFMPEHIVATEYSNYWTGYIKQHGYDADHPQQAIEMAIQAVRKSSRPTSVYIYLPQVDSAAHEHGTWHATTMQTARVVDRLLATLADALPSNARLVVTADHGHLDVPPDRTHVIEKSDELLKLCDGPFTGDQRAIYADVSDANMDAFRTAIHERFGGDFLVLTAQEVEECGLLGAAPLADETRRRMRKALVLSTGDAVLDYRATLDDSRFPLLSHHGGLTPAEIRVPLVLA from the coding sequence GTGAGTGATATACAACGGCTGCGCGCGCTGCTCGAATCCGGCGCGCTGCTCCATCCCGTCTCAGACGCCATCAGCATCGTGGATTTCGCGAACGCGCTGCACAGCGTTATGGGTGTGCCGGATGTGCCGGCGCCATTGGGCGAAAGAGCCGCGCAGATCAGAGGACTAATTGGCGAACCGGAGCATCTCGTAATGGTGCTCGCGGACGGATTCGGCATGAACTTCGTCGAGGCGCTCGACCATGATTCCTTCATTCGTCGGCACATCGCCACGGAAATGCGCACGGTATTTCCGTCCACGACGCCTATCGTGCTGACAACGCTCGCCACCGGACACTGGCCCGCGACGCACTCGGTCATCGGCTGGTTCCAGAGGCTGCGCGAGATTGACGCCGTATCGACGATTATCGCCTACCAGCGTACGGCGGACAAGAAGGCGCTGTCACAGCTGGGCGTGAGAGCAGAAACGGCGTTTCCCGTGCCGTCTCGCATGGGTAAGAGCGACAAAGACGCGCTGCACTTTATGCCCGAACACATCGTTGCCACCGAATATTCCAATTATTGGACAGGCTACATCAAGCAGCATGGATACGATGCTGATCATCCACAGCAGGCGATAGAGATGGCCATTCAAGCCGTGCGAAAGTCCAGCCGCCCGACCAGCGTGTACATCTATTTGCCGCAGGTTGACAGCGCCGCCCATGAACATGGCACTTGGCACGCGACCACGATGCAGACGGCGCGTGTCGTTGACCGGTTGCTGGCAACGCTGGCGGACGCACTGCCATCGAACGCGCGTCTGGTCGTTACCGCAGACCACGGCCATCTGGACGTGCCGCCAGACAGAACGCATGTCATCGAGAAATCGGACGAGTTGCTGAAGTTGTGCGACGGTCCGTTCACCGGCGATCAGCGCGCAATATACGCCGATGTATCGGACGCCAACATGGACGCATTCAGGACGGCAATCCACGAGCGATTCGGCGGCGACTTCCTGGTACTCACCGCGCAGGAAGTCGAGGAATGCGGGTTGCTGGGCGCTGCACCGTTGGCCGATGAAACCCGCCGCCGGATGCGAAAAGCGTTAGTATTGTCCACAGGCGACGCCGTGCTTGATTATCGTGCCACGCTAGATGACAGCCGTTTTCCGCTGCTCTCGCATCACGGAGGACTGACGCCCGCAGAGATTCGCGTTCCTTTAGTGCTCGCCTAA